A single genomic interval of Arthrobacter sp. NicSoilB8 harbors:
- a CDS encoding aminopeptidase P family protein: MTITTSDNASSIAELERLKVLHNGKKEKLTFSNAEFERRLGGLRRIMAEKELDAVVLTSYHSIKYYSDFLFTYFGRSYAMVVTKDDTVTVTANIDAGMPWRRSYGDNVVYTDWRRDNYIFAIQEALRTRGINPRRLGVEDDSLPLDNRNKIQAAFASATLVDVAQAAMRQRMIKSAEEIEVIKHGARIGDLGGEAIRNAITAGITEYEVALIGTEAMVHEIARTFPDSEIRDTWVWFQSGINTDGAHNWATTRKIQEHDILSLNCFPMTSGYYTALERTLFYGEPDARSLELWNINVEVHKRGLELIKPGAVCKDIAAELNEIYVGHGLLANRTFGYGHSFGVLSHYYGREAGLELREDIDTVLEPGMVVSMEPMITVLDGQPGAGGYREHDILVVGEDGAENITKFPFGPEYNIVGA, from the coding sequence AAGGAAAAGCTGACCTTCTCCAACGCCGAATTTGAGCGCCGGCTCGGCGGACTGCGCCGGATCATGGCCGAGAAGGAACTCGACGCCGTCGTCCTGACCAGCTACCACTCCATCAAGTACTACTCCGACTTCCTCTTCACCTACTTCGGCCGGTCCTACGCCATGGTGGTCACCAAGGACGACACCGTGACCGTCACGGCCAACATCGACGCCGGCATGCCGTGGCGGCGCAGCTATGGCGACAACGTGGTCTACACCGACTGGCGCCGGGACAACTACATCTTCGCCATCCAGGAGGCGCTGCGCACCCGCGGCATCAACCCCCGCCGGCTCGGCGTCGAGGACGATTCCCTCCCGCTGGACAACCGGAACAAGATCCAGGCGGCGTTTGCATCGGCCACCCTGGTGGACGTGGCCCAGGCCGCGATGCGCCAGCGGATGATCAAATCGGCCGAAGAGATCGAAGTGATCAAGCACGGAGCCCGCATCGGCGACCTGGGCGGCGAAGCCATCCGCAACGCCATCACCGCCGGCATCACCGAATATGAGGTCGCCCTGATCGGCACCGAAGCCATGGTCCACGAAATCGCCCGGACCTTCCCGGATTCGGAAATCCGCGATACCTGGGTGTGGTTCCAGTCCGGCATCAACACCGACGGCGCCCACAACTGGGCCACCACGCGGAAGATCCAGGAACACGACATCCTGTCCCTGAACTGCTTCCCGATGACCTCCGGCTACTACACCGCCCTGGAGCGCACCCTGTTCTACGGCGAACCCGACGCCCGCTCCCTGGAGCTGTGGAACATCAACGTGGAGGTCCACAAGCGCGGCCTCGAGCTCATCAAGCCCGGGGCTGTCTGCAAGGATATCGCTGCGGAACTGAACGAGATCTACGTGGGCCACGGACTGCTCGCCAACCGGACGTTCGGCTACGGACACTCCTTCGGCGTCCTGAGCCACTACTACGGCCGCGAGGCCGGGCTGGAACTCCGCGAGGACATCGACACCGTGCTCGAGCCGGGCATGGTGGTGTCCATGGAACCCATGATCACGGTCCTGGACGGCCAGCCGGGCGCCGGCGGCTACCGCGAGCACGACATCCTGGTGGTCGGTGAGGACGGAGCCGAGAACATCACGAAGTTCCCCTTCGGCCCGGAATACAACATCGTGGGCGCCTAG
- a CDS encoding IclR family transcriptional regulator translates to MTPAESPETTGNGDTKGTSVIVNAIAVLRTFTADEPLLGVTEIASRVGLHKSTVSRILATFEQEHLVERDPETRRFRLGLGLIAVAGPLLAELEERRVAYPVLRELTEQTGETSALMVWNGAESMCVEQIASHHQIKHTTPLGARYTDAMSASVQVFLSAAPAERVRTLLRGGAISYPGLDDAGLDGYQIKLKDVAARGWAINYGESSIDEVGVAAPVYDHRGDIVAAVLISAPRFRVSRERLQSLGEASAAAARKITTRLGGRAPQGQA, encoded by the coding sequence ATGACCCCAGCAGAATCTCCCGAGACCACCGGAAACGGCGACACCAAGGGCACCTCCGTCATCGTTAACGCCATCGCCGTGCTGCGAACGTTCACCGCCGATGAACCGCTGCTCGGAGTCACCGAGATCGCCAGCCGTGTGGGCCTGCACAAGAGCACCGTTTCCCGGATCCTGGCCACCTTCGAGCAGGAACACCTGGTGGAACGGGACCCGGAAACCCGCCGCTTCCGGCTGGGGCTGGGGCTGATCGCCGTCGCCGGACCGCTTCTGGCCGAGCTGGAAGAACGGCGCGTCGCCTACCCGGTCCTGCGCGAACTCACCGAACAGACCGGCGAAACCAGCGCCCTCATGGTGTGGAACGGCGCCGAGTCGATGTGCGTGGAACAGATCGCCAGCCACCACCAGATCAAGCACACCACCCCGCTGGGAGCCCGCTATACGGACGCCATGAGCGCCTCCGTGCAGGTCTTCCTGTCCGCCGCGCCCGCCGAACGCGTCCGCACCCTCCTGCGCGGCGGCGCGATCAGCTATCCGGGACTCGACGACGCCGGCCTGGACGGCTACCAGATCAAGCTCAAGGATGTGGCGGCCCGCGGCTGGGCCATCAACTACGGCGAATCCTCCATTGACGAAGTGGGCGTGGCCGCCCCCGTCTACGACCATCGCGGCGATATCGTGGCGGCCGTCCTGATCTCGGCGCCGCGGTTCCGCGTCTCACGGGAACGGCTGCAAAGCCTGGGCGAGGCATCCGCCGCCGCGGCCCGCAAAATCACCACTCGCCTGGGCGGCCGCGCCCCCCAGGGCCAGGCCTGA
- a CDS encoding PucR family transcriptional regulator ligand-binding domain-containing protein, with amino-acid sequence MSIRLQDALNHPTLAAADPVVRAASGRAARTQLRWVHSSEILDIAPLLDGGELLLTGGEALALASEDRRVTYIHQLAERGVAALAIETGVALPSLPSLMVAAAEAAGLPLIELRKVVPFVSAMQAINSSLVSESVSQLRRADEASHAMAVELAHGGSLDRILAVLAGITHAEVALTSITGATLASAGPGNTSTGDTAASPVPAPQDHARLIRIDVPVRGILAAQLVLRVPADEDENLTRTAGKRSVDILALAMMQRMSPGLREVAGAALIRAVDSGSQPWRLQQLASAAGIPASGPLVAVVIRSDISQQVRTSVEQFLARAARSHATYVDNAELLAVAGLADDAPEEGRKRLLTELLELPVITLAAVGPLVPGISDAPWSMSEAKLTLKLAGSPEPSPAGSGGRHLPVVDAEAFAVERLAVQSLDPDQRRTFVRQQLGALLDHDAQRHSRLLDTLAVWMDSGCNTAHAARELHVERQSMHQRLRRIFELCGGDPRTTGRLAALHLAARLARLS; translated from the coding sequence ATGTCCATTCGTCTTCAAGACGCCCTCAACCACCCGACGCTGGCGGCCGCTGATCCCGTGGTCCGCGCGGCCAGCGGCCGTGCTGCCCGGACCCAGCTCCGGTGGGTGCACTCCAGCGAGATTCTCGACATCGCGCCCCTGCTGGATGGCGGGGAACTTTTGCTGACGGGAGGGGAAGCCCTCGCCCTCGCCTCTGAGGACCGGAGGGTCACGTACATCCACCAGCTTGCAGAACGGGGCGTGGCGGCCCTGGCCATCGAAACCGGCGTCGCCCTTCCGTCACTGCCTTCCTTGATGGTGGCGGCGGCCGAGGCGGCAGGGCTTCCCCTGATCGAGCTACGCAAGGTGGTGCCGTTTGTCAGCGCAATGCAGGCCATCAACTCGTCACTGGTCAGCGAGTCGGTTTCCCAATTGCGGCGGGCCGACGAAGCCAGCCACGCGATGGCCGTTGAGCTGGCACATGGCGGCAGCCTGGACCGGATTCTTGCCGTGCTCGCCGGGATCACGCACGCCGAGGTGGCCCTGACATCCATAACGGGTGCGACGCTGGCCAGCGCGGGGCCCGGGAACACCAGTACCGGCGACACGGCCGCCAGCCCTGTCCCCGCGCCGCAAGATCATGCCCGTCTGATCCGGATCGACGTGCCGGTGCGCGGGATCCTTGCGGCGCAGCTGGTGCTCCGGGTCCCGGCGGACGAGGACGAAAACCTGACGCGGACGGCCGGAAAACGCTCCGTGGACATCCTGGCCCTGGCCATGATGCAGCGGATGTCGCCCGGGCTGCGGGAGGTTGCGGGTGCAGCCTTGATCCGGGCGGTCGATTCCGGCAGCCAGCCGTGGAGGCTTCAACAGCTGGCCTCGGCCGCCGGAATTCCGGCCTCCGGCCCGCTGGTTGCCGTGGTGATCCGCTCGGATATCTCGCAACAGGTACGGACGTCTGTGGAACAGTTCCTGGCCCGGGCAGCGAGGTCCCATGCCACGTACGTCGATAACGCGGAGCTTCTGGCAGTTGCCGGCTTGGCCGACGACGCACCGGAAGAAGGCCGGAAGAGGCTCCTGACAGAGCTGCTGGAGCTTCCGGTCATTACGCTCGCCGCCGTGGGGCCCCTCGTGCCCGGAATTTCGGACGCCCCGTGGTCAATGTCCGAAGCCAAGCTAACCCTGAAATTGGCCGGCTCCCCGGAGCCGTCCCCGGCGGGCAGCGGTGGCAGGCACCTTCCGGTGGTCGACGCGGAGGCATTCGCAGTGGAACGCCTCGCCGTTCAATCTCTGGATCCCGATCAGCGGCGGACCTTTGTGCGCCAGCAACTGGGCGCACTCCTGGATCATGATGCGCAACGCCATTCGCGGCTTCTCGACACGCTGGCAGTGTGGATGGATTCGGGGTGCAACACGGCGCACGCAGCCAGGGAGCTGCACGTGGAACGGCAGTCCATGCACCAACGGCTGCGGCGGATCTTCGAGCTGTGCGGCGGCGACCCACGCACCACGGGCCGGCTGGCGGCACTGCATTTGGCCGCCCGGCTGGCGCGGCTCAGCTAA
- a CDS encoding cytosine permease, which translates to MRENTPMVPASTAPAASEDHEAWLHPIPESERTRKVSGQFWIWAGANLAPINWVLGALGIQLGLGFADTVTVLVLGNLIGMLLFGCFVLLGQKTGATGMVLARAAFGRRGNYLPAGIQALLVIGWCAVNTWIILDLVMALFGTLGWVDPEAHNYAWKIGIATFIMATQVAIAWFGYKAIAAFEKWTVPPTIIILTVMSAVAWFGMQINWTYAGPAGHILEGSERIAAMSAVMTAIGIGWGITWFTYAADYSRFVSTSVPKHKVYLASVLGQFIPVVWLGILGASLATNTGEIDPGKLIVLNFGALALPVLLMVLHGPIATNILNIYTFSVATQALDISISRRKLNLFVGVFSLAAVIFFIFQEDFASVLDAWLIGLVAWVAAWGGVMLVHYFWIEKRWPGNPSRLFDAVGTKRLPGVNPAGIASLLIGIFSTWLFMYGLVPAMQGPVAVALGGWDLSWLAGGLSSAAAYAVLGPRFHRKFLDIQAPSEQTIEVSTPHATDLPVPSTTRAAL; encoded by the coding sequence ATGCGTGAAAATACCCCCATGGTTCCGGCCAGCACCGCACCAGCGGCCAGCGAAGACCACGAAGCGTGGCTTCACCCCATCCCCGAATCAGAGCGGACCCGTAAGGTCTCCGGCCAGTTCTGGATCTGGGCCGGCGCCAACCTCGCCCCGATCAACTGGGTGCTTGGAGCGCTCGGCATCCAGCTCGGCCTGGGGTTCGCTGACACGGTCACCGTTCTTGTCCTTGGAAACCTGATCGGCATGCTGCTCTTCGGGTGCTTTGTCCTCCTGGGCCAAAAGACCGGAGCGACCGGCATGGTGCTGGCCCGCGCCGCCTTCGGCCGGCGCGGAAACTACCTGCCGGCGGGCATTCAGGCCCTCCTGGTGATCGGCTGGTGCGCAGTCAACACCTGGATCATCCTGGATCTGGTCATGGCGCTGTTCGGAACCCTGGGCTGGGTTGACCCGGAGGCCCACAACTATGCGTGGAAGATCGGCATCGCCACCTTCATCATGGCGACCCAGGTGGCCATTGCCTGGTTCGGCTACAAGGCGATCGCCGCGTTCGAGAAATGGACCGTCCCGCCAACCATCATCATCCTGACCGTGATGTCGGCCGTGGCCTGGTTCGGTATGCAGATCAACTGGACCTACGCCGGCCCTGCAGGTCACATCCTGGAAGGCTCCGAACGCATCGCCGCGATGAGCGCCGTCATGACGGCCATCGGCATCGGCTGGGGCATCACCTGGTTCACCTACGCCGCAGACTACTCCCGCTTCGTCAGCACCTCGGTGCCCAAGCACAAGGTCTACCTCGCCTCGGTACTGGGCCAGTTCATCCCCGTCGTCTGGCTGGGCATCCTGGGGGCCAGCCTGGCCACCAATACGGGTGAGATTGATCCCGGAAAACTCATCGTCCTGAACTTCGGCGCGCTGGCCCTTCCCGTGCTGCTCATGGTGCTGCACGGCCCGATCGCCACCAACATCCTGAACATCTACACCTTCTCCGTCGCCACACAGGCACTGGACATCTCCATCAGCAGGCGCAAACTGAACCTGTTCGTCGGCGTCTTCTCCCTGGCAGCCGTGATCTTCTTCATCTTCCAGGAGGACTTCGCCTCCGTGCTGGATGCCTGGCTGATCGGGCTGGTCGCCTGGGTGGCCGCCTGGGGCGGGGTCATGCTGGTCCACTACTTCTGGATCGAAAAGCGCTGGCCCGGCAACCCGTCCAGGCTCTTCGACGCCGTCGGCACCAAGCGCCTGCCAGGCGTGAACCCGGCAGGCATCGCCTCCCTGCTCATCGGCATCTTCTCCACCTGGCTGTTCATGTACGGGCTGGTGCCGGCAATGCAGGGACCCGTTGCCGTCGCCCTGGGCGGATGGGATCTGTCCTGGCTCGCCGGGGGACTCTCAAGCGCCGCAGCCTATGCCGTCCTCGGACCGCGGTTCCACCGCAAGTTCCTTGATATTCAGGCCCCCAGCGAACAGACCATCGAGGTGTCCACACCTCACGCGACCGATCTTCCGGTCCCGTCAACCACCCGCGCCGCCCTTTAG
- a CDS encoding polysaccharide deacetylase: protein MNFPAFADTAHPMTWPEGHRAAASFTFDVDAESCTIAHDPQSTRRMSLMTHQSYGPKVAVPRILQILERQDIQATFFVPGFTAECYPDVVRRIADGGHEIAHHGYLHEPMQGIDAAVEARYLDRGLDALAKAAGVRPTGFRAPWWELNWHSATLLADRGFLYDSSLLDGDAPYRFSVAEGDPRNLVEIPVDWALDDWEQYAFYPGVTGSGVIESPAKVLEMWTLEAEAHHAAGSCFVLTNHPFISGRPSKAVALEQLIDRVKSMDGMWVTTMEKIAQHTRDSVQEIHSHARIEVPAFPDTGARFTPAAVRQPQATAARPARI, encoded by the coding sequence GTGAACTTCCCCGCCTTCGCCGACACCGCCCATCCCATGACCTGGCCCGAGGGCCACCGCGCCGCGGCATCCTTCACCTTCGATGTCGACGCCGAATCCTGCACCATCGCCCATGACCCGCAGAGCACCCGGCGCATGTCACTCATGACGCACCAGTCGTACGGGCCAAAGGTCGCCGTCCCGCGGATCCTGCAGATCCTGGAGCGCCAGGACATCCAGGCGACGTTCTTTGTCCCCGGCTTCACCGCCGAATGCTACCCGGACGTCGTCCGCCGGATAGCGGACGGCGGCCACGAGATTGCCCACCACGGATACCTGCACGAACCGATGCAGGGCATCGACGCCGCCGTGGAGGCGCGGTACCTGGACCGGGGCCTGGATGCGCTGGCCAAGGCCGCCGGCGTCCGGCCGACGGGCTTCCGGGCGCCGTGGTGGGAGCTCAACTGGCACTCCGCAACGCTCCTGGCCGACCGAGGATTCCTCTATGATTCAAGCCTGCTCGACGGCGACGCCCCCTACCGCTTCAGCGTCGCCGAGGGCGACCCCCGCAACCTCGTGGAGATCCCCGTCGACTGGGCCCTGGACGACTGGGAGCAGTACGCCTTCTACCCCGGCGTCACCGGAAGCGGGGTCATTGAAAGCCCGGCCAAGGTGCTCGAGATGTGGACGCTGGAGGCCGAGGCGCACCACGCCGCGGGAAGCTGCTTCGTCCTGACCAACCACCCGTTCATCTCCGGCCGGCCGTCCAAGGCCGTCGCCCTGGAGCAGCTGATTGACCGGGTCAAGTCCATGGACGGCATGTGGGTCACCACCATGGAGAAGATCGCCCAGCACACCCGGGACTCCGTCCAGGAAATCCACAGTCACGCCCGCATTGAGGTGCCCGCATTCCCGGACACCGGCGCACGGTTCACTCCGGCGGCCGTGCGGCAGCCCCAGGCAACCGCCGCCCGGCCGGCCCGGATCTGA
- a CDS encoding M20/M25/M40 family metallo-hydrolase: protein MITLRKHVLPSVLAVVLLSASACTSGSPADPPAGSPSSAAASKSAKPAKSAIPKASVQPVEPVSTVDARTVLAAFKSRGMVDHLKALQRIADANGGTRASGTSGYEESARYVEEQLRAAGYSPVRQTFSFRGEGRGKPRVESFNILADTGGSPGHTVVVGAHLDSVKEGPGINDNGSGVAAVLETARWMKEAGITPANRVRFAFWGGEEDGLYGSQHYVDALSQAEIGQTAANLNVDMAASPNGVRSVHDGDGTDFGHAGPAGSKAIEDVLFRFFKENSLTAETTPFDGGSDYDAFLSAGIPGGGLFTGDEKKKTQAQAQSFGGAAGKVLDPCYHEACDTIANTNAELLQEMSGALAYATVAYAMAKPL from the coding sequence ATGATCACCCTGCGAAAACACGTACTTCCCTCGGTTCTCGCCGTCGTTCTGCTCTCGGCGTCGGCCTGCACCTCCGGCTCACCGGCTGACCCACCGGCCGGCTCCCCGTCCAGTGCCGCGGCGAGCAAATCCGCCAAGCCGGCCAAGTCCGCCATTCCCAAAGCTTCTGTGCAGCCGGTGGAGCCTGTGAGCACGGTGGATGCGCGCACGGTGCTGGCGGCTTTCAAGTCCCGGGGCATGGTGGATCATTTGAAGGCCCTGCAGCGTATTGCCGATGCCAACGGCGGGACCCGCGCCTCCGGCACGTCCGGGTATGAGGAATCGGCCAGGTACGTCGAGGAGCAGCTGCGCGCGGCCGGGTACTCACCGGTCCGGCAGACCTTCTCCTTCAGGGGCGAGGGCCGGGGCAAGCCGAGGGTGGAGTCCTTCAACATCCTGGCCGATACCGGGGGCAGCCCCGGGCACACCGTGGTGGTCGGCGCGCACCTGGACTCCGTGAAGGAGGGCCCGGGCATCAACGACAACGGCAGCGGGGTCGCGGCGGTCCTGGAGACCGCGCGGTGGATGAAGGAGGCCGGGATCACCCCGGCCAACCGGGTCCGGTTCGCGTTCTGGGGCGGCGAGGAGGACGGCCTGTACGGCTCCCAGCACTACGTCGACGCGCTGAGCCAGGCCGAGATCGGCCAGACCGCGGCGAACCTGAACGTGGACATGGCGGCCTCGCCCAACGGGGTGCGGTCCGTCCACGACGGGGACGGCACGGATTTCGGCCACGCCGGACCGGCCGGGTCCAAGGCGATCGAGGACGTCCTCTTCCGCTTCTTCAAGGAGAACTCGCTCACGGCCGAGACCACGCCCTTTGACGGCGGCTCCGACTACGATGCCTTCCTCTCCGCGGGCATCCCCGGCGGCGGGCTGTTCACCGGGGATGAGAAGAAGAAGACCCAGGCCCAGGCCCAGTCCTTCGGCGGCGCGGCCGGAAAGGTCCTCGATCCCTGCTACCACGAGGCCTGCGACACCATCGCCAACACCAACGCGGAACTGCTCCAGGAAATGTCGGGCGCCCTGGCCTACGCCACCGTCGCCTACGCCATGGCCAAGCCCCTCTAG
- a CDS encoding extracellular solute-binding protein has translation MTALRSTPFDRRQLLKAAALTPFAGLALSGCGAKPAESAAANKTVTVTSYGGSYNDQLTQTILDPFSKQSGIQTTLLANTSLAALKAQVQSGDVQWDLVEITAPEYEVAVAEGLLEKFDYDIISDKGLPGYAKAEYGIKYLSFLFVMAWDQKVIPDAQAPKDWAQFFDQGKYSTKRSVYNQLSDSSVLEAALLADGVPFDKIYPLDVDRALRVLGQHPGKDRLLYHAANQEPIQQLTSGEVSLSTSFNNRINAARNDGAKLNFSAENAVLAGDYFVVPKGAKNKEAAFKLMNFMSNDAEAGAAFDKVTNLTLANIPALSKLPKDIADTLPTSPLLADKILVRDDKWWSQNLKKTEQQFKLWQAS, from the coding sequence ATGACAGCACTCCGTTCCACGCCCTTTGACCGCAGGCAGCTCCTCAAAGCGGCAGCGTTGACGCCGTTTGCGGGCCTGGCGCTCTCCGGCTGCGGGGCCAAGCCCGCCGAAAGCGCCGCGGCCAACAAGACGGTGACGGTCACGTCCTATGGCGGCTCGTACAACGACCAGCTGACCCAGACGATCCTGGACCCGTTCTCCAAGCAGTCGGGGATCCAGACGACACTGCTGGCCAACACCAGCCTGGCCGCGCTCAAGGCCCAGGTTCAGTCCGGTGACGTGCAGTGGGACCTCGTGGAAATCACGGCGCCGGAGTATGAGGTGGCCGTGGCCGAGGGGCTACTGGAGAAGTTCGACTACGACATCATCAGTGACAAGGGCCTGCCCGGCTATGCGAAGGCCGAATACGGCATCAAGTACCTGAGCTTCCTGTTTGTCATGGCGTGGGACCAGAAGGTCATTCCGGATGCCCAGGCCCCGAAGGACTGGGCGCAGTTCTTCGACCAGGGCAAGTACAGCACCAAGCGCTCGGTGTACAACCAGCTTTCCGACAGCTCCGTCCTGGAGGCGGCCCTGCTGGCCGACGGTGTCCCGTTCGACAAGATCTACCCCCTCGACGTCGACCGGGCCCTGCGGGTCCTGGGCCAGCACCCGGGCAAGGACCGGCTGCTCTACCACGCTGCCAACCAGGAGCCCATCCAGCAGCTCACCTCCGGCGAGGTCTCGCTCTCCACCAGCTTCAACAACCGGATCAACGCAGCCCGCAACGACGGCGCGAAACTGAACTTCTCCGCCGAAAACGCCGTCCTGGCCGGCGACTACTTCGTGGTGCCGAAGGGCGCCAAGAACAAGGAAGCAGCCTTCAAGCTGATGAACTTCATGTCCAACGACGCCGAGGCCGGCGCCGCGTTCGACAAGGTCACCAACCTGACCCTGGCCAACATTCCGGCGCTCTCCAAGCTGCCGAAGGACATCGCCGACACGCTTCCCACCAGCCCCCTGCTCGCGGACAAGATCCTGGTCCGCGACGACAAATGGTGGTCGCAGAACCTGAAGAAGACCGAGCAGCAGTTCAAGCTCTGGCAGGCCAGCTGA
- a CDS encoding ABC transporter permease: MSNATLAGSRPRGRDSPPSVETTSRRRRSSWWLLLAPILAFDVVLFLTPLGKLVGASFADSAYQRVLEDPLVMRALLNTLTISLASTVVTVVLGYIIAMVLWRAGNVARVILFAVVLLPFWTGILVKNFAWAVLLQDNGLVNAFLQGIGLTDAPIPLLHNRFAVIVGMVHCLLPYAVFPIFSSLTSIDDRLGLAARSLGAREGSVFRRITLPLSVPGISAAGLLVFIISTGFFITPVVMGGPGDMMIANQIDYYARQLTDFSGAAALAVILTVMVSILVAVYQRVLKAGGQHEDN, translated from the coding sequence ATGAGCAACGCAACCTTGGCGGGGTCGCGGCCCCGCGGCCGGGATTCCCCTCCTTCCGTTGAAACAACATCCCGACGGCGGCGCAGCAGCTGGTGGCTGCTGCTGGCACCGATCCTTGCCTTCGACGTCGTGCTGTTCCTGACCCCGCTGGGAAAACTGGTCGGCGCAAGCTTCGCCGACAGCGCCTACCAGCGGGTCCTCGAGGACCCGCTGGTGATGCGCGCGCTGCTCAATACCCTGACCATCAGCCTGGCCAGCACCGTCGTCACGGTGGTCCTGGGCTACATCATCGCCATGGTTCTCTGGCGTGCCGGGAACGTCGCCCGGGTGATCCTGTTCGCCGTCGTACTCCTGCCGTTCTGGACCGGAATCCTGGTGAAGAACTTCGCCTGGGCGGTCCTGCTGCAGGACAACGGGCTGGTCAACGCTTTCCTGCAGGGCATCGGACTGACGGATGCGCCGATCCCGCTGCTACACAACCGGTTCGCCGTGATCGTGGGCATGGTGCACTGCCTCCTGCCGTATGCGGTGTTCCCGATCTTCTCCTCGCTGACATCCATCGATGACAGGCTGGGGCTCGCGGCGCGGTCGCTGGGCGCCCGGGAAGGATCCGTCTTCCGCAGGATCACCCTTCCGCTGAGCGTGCCCGGCATCTCCGCGGCCGGGCTGTTGGTTTTCATCATCAGTACGGGCTTCTTCATCACGCCCGTGGTCATGGGTGGACCCGGCGACATGATGATCGCCAACCAGATCGACTACTACGCCCGGCAGCTCACGGACTTCTCCGGCGCCGCTGCGCTGGCTGTCATCCTGACGGTCATGGTCAGCATCCTCGTGGCCGTCTACCAGCGCGTGCTCAAGGCAGGGGGCCAGCATGAAGACAACTAA